TGTGGATTTTAGctcagtattttgtttttcagatttttatgaagCTGCAAAACAGCTGAAGAATTTAGTATTTACTTTAGTTTGACAGACCACTGACCATTACACATATTGCGATACTCAGCAATCTTGTCAAGTTTTGTCATTGCTGCAACGATTCATTCTGCAAGCCGTGTCCCTAAGGACCTCTTGAACCTTATGCATAATGCATAAATCGGgttaaaaattttgaaaattgtGCCAGGTCACAAAACTGAAAACTAaatcccttttcttttttttttttttggcctgttGACTTATTGACTTATATTCTCTTTATAAATCAAGCAAAGCCACgttgtttttttaacctatGGATTGGAAATTCAGAATTACCTGTTTCTAATACGATATTGCTGTCATGGTCAGAACAGACCCTCAACCTTTGAGACCACAACTggaattaaaactaaaaatgttgtTTCAACCAGATGTCTCAAAATGTCTGGGACAATTTTCCTTTAGGGCTTAAGAAAAATCAAACTAGTCATTCATACTGAATTTTACTGCATTGCAAACTTGATTTTTGGGTCAAGGAGTAAAAAGGAATTTGGTCAGTTTATACTCCAATTTTGTTCCTACCTGCTGTTATTTCCTTCCTAAACCTACTTCCATGTTATATAACAACTATTTCAAATCCATGTGCTTATACATTACTgattatgttatttatttttgatatatTATGTAGATTAAAATGCTCAAATCTTAATTATAATTTAATTGTGTAGTTTCTTGAAGATTTTATATTGTACCCCAATTTATTGTGGTTCTGGTCCCAGTTTGGGGCAATTAAATAAGAAATGTGAAATGTTCCCTAACAAAATGGCTTCTTTTCTACCCTGAAAGTGCAAGATGGTGTAGTTGAATGACTCCCCCGGTCTTTGTGGTTTTTCCCAGGCAGGACCCATGCCTAAACACGTGGCCTTCATCATGGATGGGAATCGACGCTTCGCACGTAAGAAACACATGGAACGCCAAGATGGCCATATGCAAGGATTCAACAAGCTGGCAGAGGTCAGTTTTTGTCGTTTTGTTCAGAAGGCGCATTGCGTCAGGACATAATTAGATTGGTCATCCAGGTTTTACCCATTCCCCTTTCTCATTTTCTGCATCAGACCTTACTTTGGTGCAAGCACCTCAGCATCCCGGAAGTGACGGTGTACGCCTTCAGCATTGAGAACTTCAAGCGCTCCAAAGAGGAGGTGGACGGGCTGTTGGAGCTGGCCAGACAGAAGTTTGAGAAGCTGTTGGAAGAACAGTGAGATGACAACATTTTTTCCACTTTGCTTTTTATGACACTGAGGTTTTGTACATCATATGATTTACAGCTTCCTCAAAATACACTATAAGAtcgtctgtttttcttttcaagctCAGATTTTGTTGTGTGTTGTAATGCTGTCAACCAGTGTGGACAGGGTTTGTAATGGTTTCCCCTTAAATACCTTCTAATTATAACTGAATGTTATTCAGGATGAAATTTTAAGCATTAGAGTGGATTTGGATgaaagtgtgtttttttctgctgaagCCAGACACTCACTCCTGCTGTAGAGTGTTAGATGAACTGTGGACTGATGTCAGGATGACCAAGACAAATACAACTTGACCGAACATGGGAACTACTGTTGCCGTTCACACAAATGCTCACTCTCGTGTTATTGCAAAATGCCAGAATGTGGGCTTAGCAGTTTGTGTGGTTGTTAGACAAAGCAGATTGTGGACAAGATCTTTTTGTTCAATTGTCATATTTCACTTCCTGTCAAAAACCAAACCTTTTTATCCTCTAGTTGACAAAGTTCATCTGtatatttttgtcagtttatgtttttcttgGAAGACGTATTGAATTTATCATGGTATCCACAATGACCcaaatatattttcacatttctgttgattctcagttaaacattttttttcttatgttattTCTGCAGAGTTGTGGTTTTCCCAATAAGCCTAGCGCAAGACCATAATGATTACAATCTTACTCAATTGTAAGAAGCCTGGATGGGGATTAGGTTTATCAGACACTGCTTTCTGCTACTTTTAACAACTGATTCTGTTTCATGGGTTTAcaggaaatggaaagaaatttgAAAAGCACAGGAATTCAGATATATGTGctcatttaacttttaaataatacatttgacCTTACAGACTCATTATGTTCtcaataatgaaatcagcaGCATATTTGCATCCTAATTTAGCAGaaaatttgtaacattttagaAATGTGTACCAGTAGCAAttaaagtcttttatttttctaccaCAAATCTGCTGCAGTCTTAAGCGCTCTTATGATAATTCAAATTAGAGACCAGAGTGTTGAGGCTGATTTCCactttccatttgttttttttttacgctTTAGACAAACTTGATTTCTCTTTGGTAGCTATTATGTAAGAAAATGTAGCAACAGCATCTGGAATATTTGTTTTCCAGCTTCTCTGCAACTAGCCAAGTATGTATATCTGCAACAAGGGGAAGCATATCCAAGTTAAGGGAAAGCGTAACCCAAGTAAAGCAAAACGATTGATTGGATGAGCATATCACCATGGGTTAAAACCGAGAGAAAACGGGGCCAGTTGAACTAACCATTCAACATTTGTGCGGACGAAACGCCTACACTTTAGAACTCGCTACTTACAGTCTGCAGATTGCCgttattaaatatttgtaaTGGGAGCAGAGGAAGTGtcacacagtgtgtgtgtgtgtgagagaccCATCACTGTAGAACATGGTTTTAGCATTTTATATTAAGAATTAATGTAGTTAAGCTTTAACTGTAAACAGCAATCTTTGGCTGTATTCCCGAGAGAACGTCAACCTTTACCCTAACTCTGAGATTTTCCAGACTGCCAACAATTGTGTCCAGCAAATTGCTTGTTGAAAGTGCTAAAGCAACTCTCCTCTAGTCAGTtcagcctttctgttatctcctttaagtcttgctctctcttgctGTCTTTCAGCCTGaaagaactacaggtccttctcaaaatattagcatattgtgataaagttcattattttccataatgtcatgatgaaaatttaacattcatatattttagattcattgcacactaactgaaatatttcaggtcttttattgtcttaatacggatgattttggcatacagctcatgaaaacccaaaattcctatctcacaaaattagcatatcattagaagggtctctaaacgagctatgaacctaatcatctgaatcaacgagttaactctaaacacctgcaaaagattcccgaggcctttaaaactcccagcctggttcatcactccaaaccccaatcatgggtaagactgctgacctgactgctgtccagaaggccactattgacaccctcaagcaagagggtaagacacagaaataaatttctgaccgaataggctgttcccagagtgctgtatcaaggcacctcagtgggaagtctgtgggaaggaaaaagtgtggcagaaaacgctgcacaacgagaagaggtgaccggaccctgaggaagattgtggagaagggccgattccagaccttgggggacctgcggaaccggtggactgagtctggagtagaaacatccagagccaccgtgcacaggcgtgtgcaggaaatgggctacaggtgccgcattccccaggtcaagccacttttgaaccagaaacagcggcagaagcgcctgacctgggctacagagaagcagcactggactgttgctcagtggtccaaagtacttttttcggatgaaagcaaattctgcatgtcattcggaaatcaaggtgccagagtctggaggaagactggggagaaggaaatgccaaaatgccagaagtccagtgtcaagtacccacagtcagtgatggtctggggtgccgtgtcagctgctggtgttggtccactgtgttttatcaagggcagggtcaatgcagctagctatcaggagattttggagcacttcatgcttccatctgctgaaaagctttatggagatgaagatttcatttttcagcacgacctggcacctgctcacagtgccaaaaccactggtaaatggtttactgaccatggtatcactgtgctcaattggcctgccaactctcctgacctgaaccccatagagaatctgtgggatattgtgaagagaacgttgagagactcaagacccaacactctggatgagctaaaggccgctatcgaagcatcctgggcctccataagacctcagcagtgccacaggctgattgcctccatgccacgccgcattgaagcagtcatttctgcaaaaggattcccaccaagtattgagtgcataactgtacatgattatttgaaggttgacgttttttgtattaaaaacacttttcttttattggtcggatgaaatatgctaattgtgtgagataggaattttgggttttcatgagctgtatgccaaaatcatccgtattaagacaataaaagacctgaaatatttcagttagtgtgcaatgaatctaaaatatatgaatgttacattttcatcattacattatggaaaataataaactttatcacaatatgctaattttttgagaaggacctgtatagacaTGTCTCCACATCTTGTACAAAATAACGTTTCCTTTTAAGTGACGTCTTGCATATCTGTTCCCATCTGACCTTAGTTTAAAGACCTTACAGATACTgaaaataactaactctgagtCTTGTTGACTTGGCAACAGCTTCCACACTAAAGTGTGTTCTTCTGCTTAATATGGGCCTTCTCCTCATTAGCTAATTTCCTGCTACTGGTTTTTAAGGTGCTAACTATTAATTACACTGCATGTCAATGACAAACTATTTCTCTCTATTTCATGCATTCCAACACATAATGAACACAATTTTGATTATCTTACAGACGAATGACTATTAAAGTTAATAGTTAACACCTGGAGGTTTCATACTATATGCCCGTACCCTGGGGTAGGCCAGCGAGCGCAGCTTGTTCCAGTCAGAAATCTAACTTCAGTGGggttcctgtttttttctgtctgcgGATTTGGAAAATCCAACTTCTGTGCACAAATACAAATCACCATAAGGGAACTAAAAATGTGATCTGGAAAgaaaagtgctctaaaatgtgttttttaatacattttgtagATGACTATATTTTAGATGACTACTTTTGTGTGTGCACGGACAAAGTTGCTTTGGGTTTGAAGCTGGTCCAGGTGGGTTGGGAGGGGCTTTTGGAGACATCTGATGTTGAGAATATTTTACATCATGCTGATAAAGCCTCTCTTTGACAATCTTTGTTTGCCCACATACCAACGACGCTGTTGATACTTGTCAATATTTGAATCCAGATGCCTGACATTGATTCATTTTAGAAGTTTGACAGGTTCATGTACATTTGAAACTGCTGCTTGCGAATAAATGATTTATGATGTAGAATGGTTGTTTCAAGGAATACCAACATACTAACCAACCGGCTTTTTACACTCAACACTTGACAGCAGGCTGATCTAGTTTTCTGTCTTCTCAGTCAATGATGATCCTATTTGTAGGGAGGTTTTTGTGAATTGTTAAGGAAAATGTAGACATAAACTTTTCAGCAGACCTGAATAAATTGAGTTGTTTTGCACTCTCTTAATATCCTTGGTTCCGAATGCTTCACTGCTTTGTCTTATAGGGAAAATCTGGAAAAACACGGTGTTTGTATCAGAGTGCTGGGCGACTTGAATATGTTGCCGTTAGACCTTCAGCAGGTTATTGCCAAAGCTGTGATAATGACAAAGAACCACAATAAgtatgttcatttatttatatattaataAATCGCACTTTGTTTAAACATAATAAGTGACCTCAGCAAAATAAACTCTTGTCTTCTAGGTGCTTTCTCAATGTGTGCTTCGCCTATACGTCAAGATATGAAATTACCAATGCGGTCAGGGAAATGGCTTCGGGAGTGGAGCAGGGCCTGATCAAAGCAAGGTAAGCAGTGCAGCAGACCCTTGTGGGTTAATCTGGACACTACTGCATGTTAAATGAATTAATAAGATAATCTGGGGAGCTGGGGTTTTAACAAGCTGCTTGTGTTTCTGTCATACTCAGCGATGTTTCAGAGGCGTTGCTAAGTGAATGCCTGTACAGCAATGACTCTCCCAATCCTGATTTGCTCATCCGCACCTCAGGAGAGGTGCGCCTCAGCGACTTTCTCCTTTGGCAGGTatggaagaaaaacattcagtaTGATATGGGTCTTTGGAGATTTCGCAACATGCCTGAAGTGAGATGAATGCGCTACCTTGGCTAGgactgtcttttttttattgcgCCTGCTGAATGGGAAAGCTCTTACTATAGCAGTTAGGCCTGTGTTTCAGGTTCTGCTGCTGAACAGCTGTTTTCACAGGCAAACCAAATATAAAATGGAATGACTGCTTCTGCATACAGAAACGGGCCcaaaatacactgcctggccaaaaaacaaAGTTGCCCCCTGGATTTAACTAACTAGGTAGGACcttcccattggataattactgcatgggcaataatgtttcagctggcaacaagttatttaaccccaactggtacAATGAGtcgcttctcatttcttaaactgTCGAAAACaatgtcgaaagacacatcccgtggttgtggaaaagttgtcagtctgtttcagaaaggtcaaatcattggcatgcatcaagcagagaaaacatctaaggagattgcagaaactaccaaaatcgGGTTAAGAACTCTCCAATGCATTGTTAaaatagtggggacccatcgtctttttggaagaaatgtggccggaaaacAAATCTTGAatacttaaacgtttggtgaaatcaaatcggagaaaaacaacagtagaactccggctatgtttaatagtgaaagtaagagcatttccacgcacacaatgcgaagggaactcaagggattgggactgaacagctgtgtagccttaagaaaaccactaatcagtgaggctaacctgaaaaaaaggcttaaatttgctagggagcataaagattggactctggagcaatggaagaaggtcttATGgcctgatgagtccagatttaccctgttccagagtgatgggcgcatcagggtaagaagagaggcaggtgaagtgatgcacccatcatgcctagtgcct
This genomic stretch from Girardinichthys multiradiatus isolate DD_20200921_A chromosome 3, DD_fGirMul_XY1, whole genome shotgun sequence harbors:
- the dhdds gene encoding dehydrodolichyl diphosphate synthase complex subunit DHDDS isoform X2 → MSWIREGKLNLLERISANILMAGPMPKHVAFIMDGNRRFARKKHMERQDGHMQGFNKLAETLLWCKHLSIPEVTVYAFSIENFKRSKEEVDGLLELARQKFEKLLEEQENLEKHGVCIRVLGDLNMLPLDLQQVIAKAVIMTKNHNKCFLNVCFAYTSRYEITNAVREMASGVEQGLIKASDVSEALLSECLYSNDSPNPDLLIRTSGEVRLSDFLLWQTSHSCLVFQSVLWPEYSFWNLCEAVVQYQLNHKSIQDFISDVLPSRKPESSI
- the dhdds gene encoding dehydrodolichyl diphosphate synthase complex subunit DHDDS isoform X1 — protein: MSWIREGKLNLLERISANILMAGPMPKHVAFIMDGNRRFARKKHMERQDGHMQGFNKLAETLLWCKHLSIPEVTVYAFSIENFKRSKEEVDGLLELARQKFEKLLEEQENLEKHGVCIRVLGDLNMLPLDLQQVIAKAVIMTKNHNKCFLNVCFAYTSRYEITNAVREMASGVEQGLIKASDVSEALLSECLYSNDSPNPDLLIRTSGEVRLSDFLLWQTSHSCLVFQSVLWPEYSFWNLCEAVVQYQLNHKSIQKARELHLEEQALQQLEADCASVAEHLQHQGNGKPADAQRRQEALRHYIIAREARVQDFLQSLKRKRDSFFTDLCSETVLT